A window of Pusillimonas sp. T7-7 contains these coding sequences:
- a CDS encoding DUF4150 domain-containing protein translates to MFALTIAGAQAVATIPDTCLTPAAPSPVPIPYPNMATTAAADPGGIVEKVLISAAPALNQMTKILLSNGDQGGTAGGGVVSHMIMGEVAFVNGSMKVMIGGKPGVRLSCMTMHNKENTTGLVVSPSQTTVMLMS, encoded by the coding sequence ATGTTTGCATTGACCATCGCAGGCGCCCAGGCCGTTGCCACCATTCCCGACACATGCCTGACCCCCGCAGCGCCATCGCCCGTGCCCATACCGTATCCCAACATGGCCACCACAGCCGCCGCCGACCCCGGAGGCATCGTCGAGAAAGTACTTATAAGCGCCGCGCCTGCCTTGAACCAGATGACCAAAATATTGCTCAGCAATGGCGATCAGGGGGGCACGGCCGGCGGTGGCGTAGTCAGCCACATGATCATGGGCGAAGTCGCTTTCGTGAACGGCAGCATGAAGGTCATGATAGGCGGCAAGCCGGGCGTACGCCTGTCGTGCATGACCATGCACAACAAAGAGAACACGACCGGACTGGTTGTGTCGCCCAGCCAGACCACCGTCATGCTGATGAGTTGA
- a CDS encoding DUF3540 domain-containing protein, with product MNTLRAEKTSLEAAANTDPRPAHGQARQYHARLLMQEGRRYCALTDEGAIWTMAAAGCLLQPAVGDIALVSIMNGTGYVLTVLERADDSQVAVLAMDGDTRLQVQDGKLEIACQDMDVRGDRLTACWNQRTDIAIEHLEYAARSEAYLGRSTRRISGHEETSANSSRSVVQKDWTTLAGVATVVGKDRTVVDGDSVQIG from the coding sequence ATGAATACCCTACGAGCTGAAAAAACATCTTTAGAAGCCGCCGCCAATACTGATCCGCGGCCTGCGCACGGCCAGGCGCGACAGTATCACGCACGTTTGCTCATGCAGGAAGGACGTCGGTATTGCGCGCTGACAGATGAAGGAGCCATCTGGACGATGGCGGCCGCGGGCTGCCTGTTGCAGCCTGCCGTTGGCGACATTGCCCTGGTCAGCATTATGAACGGTACAGGCTACGTGTTGACCGTGCTGGAGCGTGCCGACGACAGCCAGGTGGCGGTATTGGCCATGGACGGTGACACCAGGCTCCAGGTTCAGGATGGCAAGCTGGAAATCGCATGCCAGGACATGGACGTGCGCGGCGACCGGCTGACCGCTTGCTGGAATCAACGCACCGACATTGCCATAGAGCATCTTGAATACGCCGCGCGTAGCGAAGCCTATCTGGGCAGGAGCACGCGCCGCATAAGCGGCCACGAGGAAACCAGCGCGAACTCCAGTCGTAGCGTGGTGCAGAAAGACTGGACCACGCTTGCAGGCGTCGCCACCGTGGTGGGCAAGGATCGCACGGTGGTCGATGGCGATTCCGTTCAAATAGGCTAG
- a CDS encoding pentapeptide repeat-containing protein, with translation MAEARSVQTMLDILRKGGRLERAALAQADLRQVDLSGVRLAELDLSGAQLDGANLQGCALSHCTLDHASLDGAALTQAIITQCTAKQASLRGTKLDHTWMQECDWTQCDFHEADMTRLAALDSAFRHCTMHTAVIKEAWMSKCTFQGIKLDGASWDKVFLPDSRLEACSMIGAVLSQCGFNRVMAPELNLSNAQADGISLYRATLDEACFDGASLNGAILDMARLDHVTLKGASLCGARFHAATSLGVDFSDSNLCDADLSHFQAVNADFTRARLQGALLHAAQLPSVSWRDANLENVRRDDPVLREAELWQPTV, from the coding sequence ATGGCTGAAGCGCGCAGTGTGCAGACCATGCTGGATATCCTGCGCAAGGGTGGGCGTCTGGAGCGCGCCGCACTGGCACAGGCCGACTTGCGCCAAGTTGACTTGTCTGGCGTGCGTCTGGCCGAGCTGGATTTAAGCGGCGCGCAACTGGATGGCGCCAATCTGCAAGGCTGCGCCCTAAGTCACTGCACGCTGGACCATGCCAGTCTGGATGGCGCGGCGCTGACCCAGGCCATTATTACCCAGTGCACTGCCAAGCAAGCTTCTTTACGCGGAACCAAACTGGATCACACCTGGATGCAAGAGTGCGACTGGACCCAGTGTGATTTCCATGAAGCAGACATGACGCGCCTGGCGGCGCTGGACAGTGCTTTTCGCCACTGCACCATGCATACCGCCGTCATCAAGGAAGCCTGGATGTCGAAATGTACTTTCCAGGGAATCAAACTGGATGGCGCCAGCTGGGACAAAGTTTTTTTGCCGGATAGCAGATTGGAAGCATGCTCCATGATCGGGGCCGTATTGTCGCAGTGCGGTTTCAATCGCGTCATGGCGCCTGAGCTGAACCTGAGCAATGCACAGGCCGACGGAATATCGCTATACCGGGCCACTCTTGATGAAGCCTGCTTCGACGGGGCATCGCTAAATGGAGCCATTCTGGACATGGCCCGGCTGGACCATGTCACGCTAAAGGGTGCATCGCTATGCGGAGCCCGATTCCATGCCGCAACGTCGCTGGGGGTGGACTTCAGTGACAGCAATCTGTGTGATGCAGACTTATCGCATTTCCAGGCGGTCAATGCCGATTTCACCCGTGCCAGGCTGCAGGGTGCGCTGCTGCATGCAGCGCAATTGCCCAGCGTGTCGTGGCGCGACGCCAACCTTGAGAACGTCCGGCGGGACGACCCGGTACTGCGTGAAGCAGAACTGTGGCAGCCCACCGTCTGA
- the tssJ gene encoding type VI secretion system lipoprotein TssJ → MITVSLIPNALTRWLIAAVCCAVLAGCGTSEKEALKELKWSYSDDGVQIQVQADPALNQAKGQPHMLTLVVVQMEDPNGFTALTSNAAKLKTLLLSDSPPQGVLSIKRIFIAPGETRSLKLERVEKAQYIGLAAGYDHLDPARCTRLYRVGVEVDSSGLIIKSRTATPEPLKIELRLGPDGIQESPGSKPQPVEPTKPKAGLVPAPAPATTPASAPVSAPATGSPTSNVTPSDAK, encoded by the coding sequence ATGATAACCGTGAGTCTCATACCCAATGCCTTGACCCGCTGGTTGATTGCTGCCGTCTGCTGCGCCGTGTTGGCGGGTTGCGGTACGTCCGAGAAAGAAGCTTTGAAGGAATTGAAATGGAGTTACTCGGACGACGGTGTTCAGATCCAGGTGCAAGCCGATCCTGCTCTGAATCAGGCCAAAGGCCAGCCGCACATGTTGACGCTTGTGGTGGTACAGATGGAAGACCCTAACGGCTTTACCGCCTTGACCAGCAATGCCGCCAAACTGAAAACACTGCTGCTGTCCGACAGTCCGCCGCAAGGTGTACTGTCCATCAAGCGAATTTTTATAGCCCCAGGCGAAACCCGCAGCCTGAAACTGGAGCGGGTCGAGAAAGCCCAGTACATAGGCCTGGCTGCCGGTTATGACCACCTGGACCCAGCCCGTTGTACGCGTCTTTACCGTGTGGGGGTCGAGGTGGACTCATCCGGACTCATCATCAAGTCACGTACTGCAACGCCCGAGCCTCTCAAAATCGAGCTGCGCCTTGGACCTGACGGTATACAAGAGTCTCCGGGTAGCAAGCCCCAGCCTGTCGAGCCAACCAAGCCCAAGGCCGGGCTGGTGCCAGCGCCGGCTCCCGCTACCACGCCGGCTTCAGCGCCGGTTTCAGCGCCGGCAACAGGCTCGCCCACTTCCAACGTAACACCTTCGGATGCCAAATGA